The genomic segment CAATGGCCTGACTTCTATCATGTTTCAATCTCCTGAATCAACTCAATAGGAGAAACCACCCTGACGGCTAAATCCTCTATGCGCTGTACCTGCTTCCTCAGTCGGTCATCACAGGTGCAAAAGTAATCCACTCTTCCTGTTTCTGCTAATGCCAGATGAAGTGCATCCAGAGGCTTGATACCATACTGCAAAAACCGC from the Anaerolineae bacterium genome contains:
- a CDS encoding PIN domain-containing protein, with the translated sequence RFLQYGIKPLDALHLALAETGRVDYFCTCDDRLRKQVQRIEDLAVRVVSPIELIQEIET